In Geotalea uraniireducens, one genomic interval encodes:
- a CDS encoding group II intron maturase-specific domain-containing protein: MLRKKRTRTVKLLETIVREVNATVRGWAGYFHYHNCSRALKAVKYHVEERLRTHLRKRHKIKDRGTGYYRFGNRTLYGKYGLYKVPTTAGWTKAHALS; the protein is encoded by the coding sequence ATGTTGCGGAAGAAGAGGACGAGGACGGTAAAACTGCTTGAAACCATAGTGCGAGAAGTTAACGCAACCGTGAGAGGATGGGCTGGCTACTTTCACTACCATAACTGTAGCAGGGCGCTCAAAGCCGTTAAGTATCATGTAGAAGAACGACTGCGGACCCATCTACGCAAGCGGCACAAAATCAAAGATAGGGGCACCGGGTATTACCGATTCGGCAACCGGACGCTCTACGGGAAATACGGACTGTACAAAGTGCCGACAACAGCGGGTTGGACTAAAGCGCATGCCTTGTCGTGA
- a CDS encoding carboxypeptidase-like regulatory domain-containing protein, whose protein sequence is MKKVCSVLVGLSFVFAMANGTLAETEWHSGQTSSTGSTSGSTSGSTSTTTAITGVVKDIVTGAAISGATISDGSHTATTSSTGSYTLSEAAGNYTLSVTKSGYQQTYQICTVVSGAATPVNWSLTKAYGNQYIPASAMSYAVFAWNDLGMHCDQDDYSYFCVLPPFNTLHVQVFRHGGESSLVTSGITVSYSFPKKTNSTLHTNFWDYAAQFGWNVAPNTGITGTPLSGTMKLDANGKGFVAEGIPITPYDDDGTWDPYGTAVITVTNSSGQVLQTTNVVTPVSTEMMCSNCHTGSNPQLDILQKHDDHSNTTLVADYWSGKVHRCSECHADNALSAPGKAGVESLSLAMHNFHKDKMKATATAAALTPDCYNCHPGPKTACMRGVMARAGKNCHDCHGDMNTMASSVQNGRQPWLQEPKCGNCHDAKHQENANTLYRNSLLQNGPDGDMNNRIYCEACHNGPHAEYTTANPADTVITKQLQGDNFWIWNCNVCHSNYSVRAMHR, encoded by the coding sequence ATGAAAAAGGTATGTTCCGTCCTCGTCGGCCTGTCGTTCGTCTTTGCCATGGCGAATGGCACGCTGGCGGAAACCGAATGGCATAGCGGCCAAACCTCATCCACCGGAAGCACCTCCGGGAGCACCTCGGGAAGCACCTCGACAACCACCGCCATCACCGGTGTCGTCAAGGACATCGTTACCGGCGCCGCCATCTCCGGCGCCACCATCAGCGACGGTTCCCACACCGCTACCACCAGCTCGACCGGCAGCTACACCCTGAGTGAGGCCGCGGGCAACTACACCCTGTCAGTCACGAAAAGCGGCTACCAGCAGACCTACCAGATCTGCACCGTTGTCTCCGGCGCGGCAACCCCGGTCAACTGGAGCCTGACCAAAGCCTACGGCAACCAGTACATCCCCGCCTCGGCCATGAGCTATGCCGTCTTCGCCTGGAACGACCTGGGGATGCACTGCGACCAGGACGATTATTCATATTTCTGCGTCCTGCCGCCGTTCAACACCCTCCACGTCCAGGTATTCCGCCACGGCGGCGAATCGAGCCTTGTCACCTCCGGGATCACCGTCAGCTATTCGTTCCCGAAAAAGACCAACTCCACCCTGCACACCAACTTCTGGGACTACGCCGCCCAGTTCGGCTGGAACGTGGCGCCGAATACCGGCATCACCGGCACCCCGCTCTCCGGCACAATGAAGCTCGACGCCAATGGCAAAGGGTTCGTTGCCGAAGGAATCCCGATCACCCCCTATGACGACGACGGCACCTGGGACCCCTACGGCACCGCGGTGATCACCGTCACCAACAGCAGCGGCCAGGTCCTCCAGACCACCAACGTCGTCACCCCCGTTTCGACGGAAATGATGTGCAGCAACTGCCACACCGGCAGCAATCCGCAGCTCGACATCCTGCAGAAGCACGACGATCACAGCAACACCACCCTGGTCGCCGACTACTGGAGCGGCAAGGTACATCGCTGTTCCGAATGCCACGCCGACAACGCCCTGAGCGCCCCGGGCAAAGCCGGCGTCGAAAGCCTCTCGCTGGCGATGCACAACTTCCACAAGGACAAGATGAAGGCCACCGCCACTGCCGCCGCCCTCACCCCCGACTGCTACAACTGCCACCCCGGGCCGAAGACCGCCTGCATGCGCGGCGTCATGGCCCGAGCCGGCAAGAACTGCCATGACTGCCACGGCGACATGAACACCATGGCATCCTCGGTCCAGAACGGCCGGCAGCCCTGGCTGCAGGAGCCGAAGTGCGGCAACTGCCACGACGCCAAGCACCAGGAGAACGCCAACACCCTCTACCGGAACTCCTTGCTGCAGAACGGCCCCGACGGCGACATGAACAACCGGATCTACTGCGAGGCCTGCCACAACGGCCCGCACGCCGAGTACACCACCGCCAATCCGGCCGACACGGTCATCACCAAACAGCTCCAGGGCGACAACTTCTGGATCTGGAACTGCAACGTCTGCCACAGCAACTACAGCGTCCGGGCCATGCACCGCTAG
- a CDS encoding cytochrome c oxidase subunit 3 family protein, with the protein MSSRPPEPSLAPAGAPEKARLGIWTFLATEVLLFGGLFTAYTVFRIAHPAQFHSDYLQLNRLFGALNTVVLICSSLSVAIGIAAIRQGKERALQRCLIITLLLAAAFLGIKYLEWSDHFAHGIYPRTSIFFALYYTMTGLHALHVMAGMGALTTMLVLARRGKFSAEYSTPVEITGIYWHFVDLVWIYLFPLLYLIG; encoded by the coding sequence GTGAGTAGCCGTCCCCCGGAACCGTCGCTCGCCCCCGCTGGCGCCCCGGAAAAGGCCCGGCTCGGCATCTGGACCTTCCTGGCCACCGAAGTACTGCTCTTCGGCGGCCTCTTCACCGCCTACACGGTGTTCCGGATCGCCCATCCGGCCCAGTTCCACAGCGACTACCTGCAACTCAACCGGCTGTTCGGCGCCCTGAACACGGTGGTCCTGATCTGCAGCAGCCTGAGCGTCGCCATCGGCATCGCCGCCATCCGCCAGGGGAAGGAGCGGGCCCTGCAGCGCTGCCTGATTATCACCCTGCTGCTGGCGGCGGCGTTCCTCGGCATCAAGTACCTCGAATGGAGCGACCACTTCGCCCACGGGATTTATCCCCGGACGAGCATTTTTTTCGCCCTCTACTACACGATGACCGGCCTCCATGCGCTGCACGTCATGGCGGGGATGGGGGCGCTGACGACCATGCTGGTCCTGGCGCGGCGGGGAAAATTCTCGGCGGAGTATTCGACCCCGGTGGAGATCACCGGTATCTACTGGCATTTCGTCGATCTGGTCTGGATCTACCTCTTTCCGCTCCTCTACCTGATCGGCTGA
- a CDS encoding TraB/GumN family protein, whose protein sequence is MSRCRSLVLLILWLVLVCASSALAAERGLWYVVRSKTDTAYLVGSIHVGRADFYPLPDPLEQSFAAAGPLVMELDPDKLNTPDVQQRSLRMALYPEGDSLRNHVKPETYRRALEEAGRLGLPEPVLNRFKPWMLAVTLQVFCFQKAGLAPDYGVDRYFARRGKELGKRLVELESVDAQMALMNGFSPAEAEDFLLGTLQDLADGSAIDGMIKSWLAGDAAGLEAVIMKPLQEYPETASIYEKLFFSRNRAMAAGIERLMTERQRPFVVVGAGHLVGQQGIVEILRRKGYQVEQQ, encoded by the coding sequence ATGTCCCGTTGTCGTTCCCTGGTTCTGCTAATCCTCTGGCTGGTTCTCGTCTGTGCCTCGTCGGCTCTGGCGGCGGAGCGGGGGCTGTGGTACGTGGTCCGGTCGAAGACCGATACGGCCTATCTTGTCGGTTCGATCCACGTGGGGCGGGCGGATTTCTACCCGCTGCCGGACCCGCTCGAACAGAGTTTCGCCGCAGCCGGGCCGCTGGTGATGGAGCTTGACCCGGACAAGCTGAATACTCCGGATGTCCAGCAGCGGTCGTTGCGGATGGCGCTCTATCCGGAGGGCGATTCGCTGCGCAACCATGTGAAACCGGAAACCTACCGGCGGGCGCTGGAAGAGGCGGGGCGGCTCGGACTCCCCGAGCCGGTGCTGAACCGCTTCAAGCCGTGGATGCTGGCGGTGACGCTGCAGGTGTTCTGTTTCCAGAAGGCGGGCCTGGCGCCCGATTACGGTGTCGACCGCTACTTTGCCCGGCGGGGGAAGGAACTCGGCAAGCGGCTGGTTGAGCTGGAGTCGGTCGATGCCCAAATGGCGCTGATGAACGGCTTCAGCCCTGCCGAGGCGGAGGATTTCCTGCTCGGTACCCTTCAGGATCTGGCGGACGGTTCGGCGATCGACGGGATGATCAAAAGCTGGCTGGCGGGGGACGCGGCGGGCCTTGAGGCGGTGATCATGAAGCCCTTGCAGGAGTATCCCGAAACGGCATCGATCTATGAAAAGCTCTTTTTCAGCCGCAATCGGGCAATGGCGGCCGGGATCGAGCGACTGATGACGGAGCGGCAACGGCCGTTCGTGGTGGTTGGTGCCGGCCATCTGGTGGGGCAACAGGGAATCGTCGAAATCCTCCGTCGCAAGGGGTACCAGGTGGAACAGCAGTGA
- a CDS encoding M48 family metallopeptidase encodes MQRLSYLAGYSEKIVDQVRRLLAEGRLGDHLRQKYPAGHEIRTDRALYDYAVAIKNEFLRTAPPLSKVRYDGRINVINDALGLHTFVSRVQGGKLKAKHEIRIAALFKETPPEFLRMIVVHELAHLKEKSHDKAFYQLCNHIEPAYHQLEFDLRLYLTYLEAVGPLYIA; translated from the coding sequence ATGCAGCGCTTGAGTTATCTGGCAGGATATTCGGAAAAGATCGTCGACCAGGTTCGCCGGCTGCTGGCGGAAGGACGGCTGGGGGACCACCTGCGGCAGAAATACCCGGCCGGCCACGAAATCAGGACTGATCGGGCACTGTACGACTACGCGGTGGCGATCAAGAACGAATTTCTCCGCACCGCCCCACCGCTCAGCAAGGTGCGCTACGACGGCCGGATCAATGTCATCAACGATGCGCTGGGACTGCACACCTTCGTCTCGCGGGTCCAGGGAGGCAAACTGAAGGCCAAACACGAAATCAGGATTGCCGCGCTCTTCAAGGAAACGCCGCCGGAATTCCTGCGGATGATCGTCGTCCACGAGCTGGCCCACCTGAAGGAGAAAAGCCACGACAAGGCCTTCTACCAGCTCTGCAACCACATCGAGCCGGCTTATCACCAGCTGGAATTCGACCTGCGGCTCTACCTGACCTACCTGGAAGCCGTTGGCCCGCTCTACATCGCCTGA
- a CDS encoding alpha/beta fold hydrolase — MEIRSDKIPVTLGGILLPDYNRNGQIDDEDAKLAISQDSYHFWINDDNDEGETEGDDIPGNSSPNSEDSNVNGVRDLVDFFPVFIDLKRYMTTMVGGPYKYFIRTNLGSMNFAYAPQLIREKSGNYLTDVDTARDLGEVKTYIITPEGIELDTAFIDKILGTEGAGIILVEGRNAAKDSLILDIVDSGGTTVFSYRLNVGLADVEQMFRHKNLTANGVITIEPDAEDPSNLLPGKAPENGEPDRLGEPTNFPDNEAGDPLNEQNFVFVHGYNVNGQQARGWHAEMFKRMYWSGSKAKFWGVTWYGWRTQQYYPIYGYRTSHYRLNVRQAFNTAGEFKNFVANVGNNVTIAAHSLGNMVVLSAIQDHGLTNFARYYMINAAVALEALDAATPTSTDMDHIDWDGYDPQLFASEWYRLFLDDTPQDERAKLTWRDRFKDIPFEKIYNFYSSSDEVFEPHPHDDVPGTEDVTLFDLTMIGRQTWALQEKLKGRNVSFDVGNVNGGWGFNLDDYYKEVLDMSAPDPNSVPKVHEKLNPEETGFLLQEPQSLRIAPFFLKHKDDGLLYMEESGSNYAKLHRDRLLAEAFPARTGAIGRNNITKLDNNNIDMPLKFSNSLPLDRSDHYWLHCDFKARAYVYVFGLYKAFYLMGVTNE, encoded by the coding sequence GTGGAAATCCGGAGCGACAAAATTCCGGTGACATTGGGTGGGATTTTGCTCCCGGATTATAACCGCAACGGTCAGATTGACGACGAAGACGCTAAGCTGGCTATCTCCCAGGATTCTTATCATTTTTGGATAAACGACGACAACGATGAGGGAGAAACCGAAGGCGATGATATCCCGGGGAACAGCTCACCCAACTCGGAAGATAGTAATGTGAATGGAGTCCGTGACCTTGTCGACTTCTTCCCTGTATTTATCGATTTGAAAAGGTATATGACCACCATGGTCGGTGGTCCTTATAAATATTTTATCAGAACTAATCTGGGAAGCATGAATTTTGCCTATGCTCCACAGTTGATAAGAGAGAAATCTGGCAATTATCTCACAGACGTTGATACTGCAAGAGACTTAGGAGAAGTAAAAACTTACATAATCACACCTGAAGGGATTGAACTTGACACTGCCTTTATCGATAAGATCTTGGGGACTGAAGGTGCCGGCATCATTCTGGTCGAAGGGCGAAACGCTGCTAAAGATTCACTGATCCTTGATATTGTCGACTCAGGGGGGACCACTGTATTTTCATACCGGCTTAATGTCGGCCTTGCGGACGTAGAACAGATGTTCAGACATAAAAACCTCACTGCGAATGGTGTCATAACTATAGAGCCTGATGCGGAAGATCCGAGCAATCTTCTTCCGGGCAAAGCTCCCGAGAACGGCGAGCCCGATAGATTAGGCGAACCAACCAATTTCCCGGATAATGAGGCCGGCGATCCCCTGAACGAGCAGAACTTTGTCTTTGTTCATGGGTATAACGTTAATGGGCAGCAGGCCAGAGGATGGCACGCAGAGATGTTCAAACGCATGTACTGGTCGGGCTCGAAAGCGAAATTTTGGGGGGTGACATGGTATGGTTGGCGAACACAGCAATATTATCCGATATACGGGTATCGTACGTCACATTACCGCCTGAATGTCAGGCAAGCATTCAATACTGCAGGTGAGTTTAAGAATTTTGTGGCAAATGTTGGGAACAATGTAACGATAGCTGCGCACAGCTTGGGAAATATGGTAGTTCTGAGCGCGATACAAGACCACGGGCTGACTAATTTCGCCAGATATTACATGATAAATGCTGCCGTGGCACTTGAAGCACTCGATGCTGCGACGCCGACCAGCACTGACATGGATCATATCGATTGGGACGGATACGATCCGCAACTCTTCGCCTCAGAATGGTACAGGCTTTTCTTGGATGATACTCCGCAAGACGAGCGGGCAAAACTGACCTGGCGGGACCGCTTCAAGGATATTCCGTTCGAAAAAATATATAATTTTTATTCATCAAGCGATGAAGTCTTTGAGCCGCATCCGCATGACGATGTCCCGGGGACTGAAGATGTTACTCTTTTTGACTTGACGATGATTGGTCGTCAGACCTGGGCTCTGCAGGAAAAACTCAAGGGACGTAATGTGTCATTTGATGTTGGTAATGTGAACGGTGGGTGGGGATTCAATCTTGATGACTATTATAAGGAGGTGCTGGATATGAGCGCTCCAGATCCTAATTCGGTCCCCAAGGTTCATGAAAAATTGAATCCAGAAGAAACGGGATTTCTATTACAGGAGCCTCAAAGTTTACGAATCGCACCGTTTTTTCTGAAGCACAAAGATGATGGACTTCTTTATATGGAAGAAAGCGGAAGTAACTACGCAAAATTGCACAGAGATAGACTCCTTGCTGAGGCATTCCCAGCGAGGACGGGGGCAATAGGTAGGAATAATATAACTAAACTAGATAACAATAATATTGATATGCCGTTAAAATTTTCAAACAGTTTGCCGTTAGATAGGTCTGATCATTATTGGCTTCACTGCGATTTTAAAGCAAGAGCATATGTTTATGTATTTGGACTTTACAAAGCATTCTATTTAATGGGGGTTACAAATGAATAA
- the cyoE gene encoding heme o synthase has protein sequence MGGGNDGRRTAIDGGLTCREPALPAAAGGGPARLGALFVLAKPGIVAAVALAGYAGMVLAARGTPAPRTTLVCLVALVLTAGGAALLNVLLEAASDARMARLGRRNAALRQVGTGTTLVAAGGALALGLALDFTLLPPLTGLLTLAAIIAYAVVYTLWLKRRSPYGAVPGGIPGALPVLIGYSAVATTIGFDGVLLFLVMLLWQPPHFWTLALHYREDYRRAGIPALPAVRGATYTTIMIFLYATALVPASLALWAFGCCSVRFAGIALLLGLAFLGACFRYLVATSRYRRAFAASLLYLVALLTAIIVDLVGRGA, from the coding sequence GTGGGTGGTGGAAATGACGGAAGGAGAACGGCCATCGACGGCGGGCTGACCTGCAGAGAACCGGCACTGCCAGCGGCTGCCGGCGGCGGACCGGCCCGGCTCGGCGCCCTGTTCGTCCTCGCCAAGCCGGGGATCGTGGCGGCGGTGGCCCTGGCGGGCTACGCCGGGATGGTGCTGGCCGCCCGCGGTACACCGGCCCCCCGGACCACCCTCGTCTGCCTGGTCGCCCTGGTGTTGACCGCCGGCGGGGCGGCGCTGCTCAACGTCCTCCTCGAAGCCGCAAGCGATGCGCGGATGGCCCGGCTGGGGCGACGGAACGCCGCACTGCGCCAAGTCGGCACCGGCACCACCCTGGTGGCGGCCGGCGGGGCACTGGCGCTCGGCCTTGCCCTCGACTTTACCCTGCTGCCGCCGCTGACCGGGCTCCTGACCCTGGCGGCGATCATCGCCTATGCGGTGGTCTACACCCTCTGGCTGAAGCGCCGTTCCCCCTACGGCGCGGTGCCGGGAGGAATCCCCGGGGCACTGCCGGTGCTGATCGGCTACAGCGCCGTCGCCACGACCATCGGCTTCGACGGCGTGCTGCTCTTCCTGGTGATGCTCCTCTGGCAGCCGCCCCACTTCTGGACCCTGGCGCTCCACTACCGGGAGGACTACCGCCGTGCCGGCATCCCGGCCCTGCCGGCGGTGCGGGGGGCGACCTACACCACCATCATGATCTTCCTTTACGCCACGGCGCTGGTTCCCGCGTCCCTCGCCCTCTGGGCCTTCGGCTGCTGCTCCGTCCGCTTTGCCGGCATCGCCCTGCTGCTCGGCCTCGCCTTCCTCGGCGCCTGTTTTCGCTACCTGGTGGCAACCAGCCGCTACCGGCGAGCCTTTGCCGCCTCGCTCCTCTACCTGGTCGCCCTGTTGACCGCAATCATCGTCGACCTGGTCGGCCGCGGCGCCTGA
- a CDS encoding COX15/CtaA family protein has product MFARITLALFFLLLVWGNLVAGMKAGLACPDWPLCHGRVLPPFRLDIWMEFGHRLIAATATVSLLVLAWQRFKHYRGAAKAVPVAAVAIIAVEIILGGLVVVLELPVQLTTVHFMTGLTVFLLVAYMAAFDGRDRIPAFAVRGRSGLLLALGALIFSQGALGAYVRHSGSGLACTDFPTCGGHWLPRISSAEVLAQFSHRAMGAVIVLTLFTFWLATLLDGRLGRHRATALLLAVLATAQVGIGGVVVLSGLSYVMAAVHLAMALLLILLLGRMWVVEMTEGERPSTAG; this is encoded by the coding sequence ATGTTTGCACGCATAACTCTCGCCCTGTTTTTCCTGCTCCTCGTCTGGGGCAACCTGGTGGCGGGGATGAAAGCGGGGCTCGCCTGTCCCGACTGGCCCCTCTGCCACGGCCGGGTGCTCCCCCCCTTCCGGCTCGACATCTGGATGGAATTCGGCCACCGGCTGATCGCCGCCACGGCTACCGTTTCGCTGCTGGTGCTGGCCTGGCAGCGATTCAAACACTACCGGGGGGCGGCGAAGGCGGTACCGGTGGCGGCAGTGGCGATCATCGCCGTGGAGATCATTCTCGGTGGGTTGGTGGTGGTCCTGGAGCTGCCGGTGCAGCTGACCACCGTCCATTTCATGACCGGGCTGACGGTCTTCCTGCTGGTCGCTTACATGGCAGCCTTTGACGGCCGCGACCGCATCCCGGCTTTTGCCGTGCGGGGGCGTTCCGGATTGCTCCTGGCGCTGGGAGCGCTGATCTTCTCCCAGGGGGCACTCGGCGCCTATGTCCGCCACTCCGGCTCCGGCCTCGCCTGCACCGATTTCCCGACCTGCGGCGGTCACTGGCTCCCCCGAATCTCCTCCGCCGAGGTGCTCGCCCAGTTTTCCCATCGGGCCATGGGAGCGGTGATCGTCCTCACCCTCTTCACCTTCTGGCTGGCCACCCTCCTCGACGGGCGGCTCGGCCGCCACCGGGCCACCGCCCTGCTCCTGGCGGTGCTGGCAACGGCCCAGGTCGGCATCGGCGGGGTCGTCGTCCTCTCCGGGCTCTCTTACGTCATGGCGGCGGTCCATCTGGCCATGGCGCTGCTCCTGATCCTCTTGCTCGGCCGGATGTGGGTGGTGGAAATGACGGAAGGAGAACGGCCATCGACGGCGGGCTGA
- a CDS encoding rhodanese-like domain-containing protein has product MQAKELARLLKGKEQPCIIDVRSGFEYKTGHIPGAVHAPGWKILFRLAKLPREKEALLVVTCEHGPRAQLARTLLGSRGYRRVELLDGHMSGWRRANLPLEK; this is encoded by the coding sequence ATGCAGGCAAAGGAACTGGCACGGCTGCTCAAGGGGAAGGAGCAGCCGTGCATAATCGACGTCCGGAGCGGCTTCGAATACAAGACGGGCCATATCCCGGGGGCGGTCCATGCCCCGGGGTGGAAAATCCTCTTCCGGCTGGCGAAACTGCCGCGGGAAAAGGAGGCGCTGCTGGTGGTGACTTGCGAGCACGGCCCCCGCGCCCAGCTTGCGCGCACCCTCCTCGGCTCCCGGGGGTACCGGCGGGTGGAACTGCTCGACGGCCACATGTCAGGCTGGCGGCGGGCCAATCTGCCGCTGGAGAAGTGA
- a CDS encoding cytochrome C oxidase subunit IV family protein, whose product MAAYRIYFVVWGGLVLLTGLTLAVSYVNLGLGNVAVALLIASAKASLVALYFMHLRHETRLVIAFALFPLFFLSLIIGGTLLDTMFR is encoded by the coding sequence ATGGCGGCATACCGAATCTATTTCGTCGTCTGGGGAGGGCTGGTCCTCCTGACCGGGCTCACCCTCGCCGTCTCCTACGTCAACCTGGGGCTCGGCAACGTGGCGGTCGCCCTGCTCATCGCCTCGGCAAAGGCGTCCCTGGTCGCTCTCTACTTCATGCATCTGCGCCATGAGACGCGGCTGGTGATCGCCTTCGCCCTCTTCCCGCTCTTTTTCCTCTCGCTGATCATCGGCGGGACGCTGCTCGATACCATGTTCCGCTAA